TCGTCCTCACCGATTAATTACGCGGATTACGGCAGACGCATCAAGCAGTTTGGAGTTGCGATCCGTCGCAATCAATCCGTTCCGCTGACAAGTGTGCGCGTAAACGATAAGAGCATCGAGCTGCAACTCGGAGGCAGCGCGACTGCGGAAGCCGACAATGCTTCCCCAGCGGCAAGCGTCGCGGTTGAGAAGAGTCCGCGCGAGCGAGCTCTGGAGCGAGATATTCAGAATGAAGCCGATCCGGAGCGGCAAGCGAAGATGCAGCAGGAGCTCGATACATTGCGCAGGCAGCGCCAGCGCGAAGACGCGCGCCTCAAAGCTGCGCTCGCGCAACTCGCGTCCAGCACGGACGATCGTCAGCGCGCTGCGGCTGCAGTGTCGCACATTAATCTCCTGTTTCCCGGCGGAGTTCCTGCCCGCGCGCTCAATCCCGACTATGTGAAGTCAGCTCTTCGGAGCTGGATTGACTTCCCCGCAGCGGAGCGCCCCGCAGCTTCAACAACTGCTCCCTCGGACGACAACTTCCCTGCTGCCGGTCTGCACAAGGGGATGACCGAAACGGAGCTGGTGCACCTCTACGGCGCTCCGGTGAAGCGCGAGACCGGCACCGAAGGCGATTTGCGCGTCGAAATTCTCACCTTCAAGCGCGATGGCAGCACGCTCGAGGCGACGATGGTTGAAGGCGTGCTTGTTCGATTCAGGCAGTGGTCGGACTAGGGGCTAGGGAACAGGTTACGGGGGACAGGGAACAGGGCCTTCAACCCCGACAACTCGGCCAGAAATTTAGTTGCAGGATAGCAAGGTTCTCGCGAGGTCACAGAAGGTCTTCACAATCGCGCGATCCTCGCCAACGCGGTAGGCAAGTTCGATGTCGCTCCTGGTTCGCGTTCCTTGAACTTTTCGACAGACTACGTCTGGTGTAGCGATGCGCTGCACACAGGCGGGGGCAACTGTTACTCCGATTCCTGCCCCCACCAGCCGCAGGATCGTCAGCCACTGTGACGCCACCTGAACAACTTGCGGCCGGAATCCGGAATCCTCGCATGGCGATATGAGTTTGTCATAGGCGCGTCGACCGGCGATCACCGGCGGCATGACGAAAGGCTCATCGCGCAGTTCGGCGCCGCTCAGCTTCTTGCATTTCGCCAGAGGATGCCGGCTGGGCAATACCCAAATGAATGGCTCGGAGAACAGCGCTTCGACAACAAGTCCCTCGGTCGGTCCGCTATCGCGCATTACGCCAACGTCCATCGCCTCGTCCAGCAGTTGCTGGATCACGCCCGAGGTGTGGAATTCGCTGAGCTGCAGGTTCACTTTGGGAAACTGACGTCGATAGCGTCCGAGCATCCCAGGTAAGGCGGTGAGCATGCTCGATCCAATAAATCCCACTCTCAGGAAGCCAACCTCTCCGCGGCCGACGCTGCGCGCTTCCTCGAGATCTTCATGTACGTGGCGCAGAGTACGACGCGCCCGCTCCAGAAAGATCTCTCCCGCACTCGTGAGCTTTACCGCGCGAGAGGTGCGCGCGAACAGCTGGTATCCCACGATCTCTTCCAGCTTACGAATCTGCTGCGAGAGCGGCGGCTGCGCCAGGTGCAGGCGATTCGCTGCTCGCCCAAAATGCAATTCTTCCGCGACGGCTACGAAGTAGCGCAAGTGTCGAAGTTCGATGTCCTGATTCATAGTCCGCTAGTCAATTGAGACTCATAGGATATCAATCATTATGAACAAGATATTGGACGTATCAATGGTATAGGCATTACATTTTTGCCATGGAAGCCTCAGTACATTCTCCGATTCTTAATATGTTGATCGAAGACGCCATGCTCAACCGCGCTCCGGCAATACATCTCCGGCCGTTTAAGCCCGGAGATGAAGCTGCGTTCCGCAATCTGAACGAGGCGTGGATCGCCAAGTACTTCATGATCGAAGCGGCAGATCGGGTGGTGCTCGAAGATCCGGTGAAGAACATCATCGAGCCCGGTGGGCACATTTTTATGGCGCTCGCCGATGATCGTCCCGTCGGTTGCTGTGCCTTGCTCCCCATGGGACCAGGAGAGTTCGAGCTGGCCAAGATGACTGTGCTGGAGCGCGATCGTGGCCTCGGCATCGGCCGCAAGATACTCGAATATGCGATTGCGCAAGCAAAGAAGCTAGGCGCGGAGCGTCTGTACCTCGAGACCAATCGCAATCTGGCGAATGCGATTCATCTGTACGAATCGGTGGGATTCCGCCACGTGTCTCCGGACCAGGTAATCCCCTCTCCGTACGCGCGTGCGAATGTGTTTATGGAGATGGCGTTGTAAGCCCCGCCATTCCGGCGGCACCTATTATTTATGGCTCATCTCCCCCGCCCTCATCTTCAGCTTGGGCGGGCGCAGGTTTCTTCAGATCTATGGCAGGCAAACCGCCGCTTCGTAGTTGCTGATTGAGCGGAGCAATTCCCTTCTTCACTTCGTTCCATTTTGAAGTCTCCGATGTCAGTGCTTTTTCAAGCTGATCGGCGGCGGCGACCGCTTGGGTTGTGGGGGCCGCGTCAGCCAGGCTTACTACGTCATAGATGTGGGCCAGCGCTCCGTTCAGACGAGTCAAGCTTTGCGCCTGTGGGCTGAGGCTCGCGCCGAATCCAGCGCCGCTGCCTTCGACTGCTGCGGCTTGCTGATCCAGTTTGCTGATCGAGTCGGCGAGCGCTCCCTTTGCGCGCGGTTTCAATTCGTTCAATTGTGCGCGGAGACTGCGCAGCTCCTGCAGGCTGCTGTAATCCTCATGCAGCGCCTTCAGCATTCTTTGCTCCACGGCGTACTGCTGTTGGAGATCCTCGTCAGAGGCCTTCACCCGCGGATCGCCTTTAATGACGAGTGGCTGCATGAACTCGTGGCCACTTACGGTCAGGCGAACGACGTACTCTCCAGGAGGAGCAAGGACGCCCTGCGGAGCGAGGGGGGTGTCAAGATAGATGGCCGAGATGGGATAGTCCCGATTTAGCACATCGGGTGGAGTGAAGTGCAGATCCCATACAAAGCGATGCATCCCGGCCTGATTTGACAATTCCTGCGGCGGACGAACCCAGTAAGTGGGCACATGCAGCTCTTTCGCGCTCGGCGCCGGACGATCGTTATTGGGAAACGTACGCAGTACGTGCAAGCCGCCATCGAGAATCTCAATCTTCAGATCACTTGCTCCGGACTTGAGGAAGTAGTCGATGATCGCGCCGTCCGGAGGATTTTTGCCTGCAGGCTCTTCAGGCGGTAACGGCGTGTCAGTCCATGCGTCACGCCGATAGCGATAGACAACGGCGGGCTTGAACAGGAAATCAGCCGAGAGCGTGTTGGCACGGATCTGGCGAAGCGCGGTAATGTCGTCGAGGATCCAGAAAGAGCGCCCATGCGTTCCCACTACGACATCATCATCATGAACGACCAGATCGCGGACCGAGGTTGCCGGCAGGTTCTGCTGTAACGACTGCCAGTGATCGCCATCGTCAAATGAGACCCAGACCGAAGTCTCAGTTCCGGCAAAGAGCAAGCCCTTGTGTCGAGGATCTTCGCGGACCACGTTTACAGGCGCAGTATCAGGCAGGCCGTCGACGATCTTCTGCCAGCTTTTTCCTCCATCGTGCGTGCGGTAGATGTAAGGATGCAGATCGTCGAGGCGGAAGCGATTCACCGCGGCGTAGACGGTCTCGGCGTCGAAGTAGCTGGCATCGAGTTGCGCCACTTTACTCCAGGGCGTGAGTTCCGGCGGCGTGACGTTCTGCCACTTCGTCCCGCCATCGTGGGTTACATGAAGCAGGCCATCGTCCGTCCCCGCCCAAATTAGATTGGCATCCAACGGCGAGGGAGCGATGCTGTAGATTACGCCCCGGTGTTTTCCCTTTTGGGAATCAGAATCGGCAAACATTCCAAGGTTGGCCGGCGTTCCCGGATCGGGACGAGAGAGATCATCAGAAATGCGCTCCCAACTCTTACCGCCATTGGTGGTTTTGAACATTGCATTCACGCCGAGCAGCAGCAGGTGCGGATCTTTCCTGGAGAAGATCAGCGGCATGCTGCGGTTGGTGCGGAACTCGCCGAGGAGAAACGGCGTCACATCTTCTACTTGGCCGGTGTCGCGGTGAAATTTGGAGACCTTGAAGCGTGGACCACCGTAGATGATGTTCGCATCCAGTGGATCGGGAGCGACATACGAATACTCGTCGGCGCCCACCGGATGCCAGTCGTGAGAAGTGATTTGGCCATCGTTGCCGCGGTTTAGCACGCTGGCGGAACCACTCTCCTGCTGTCCGCCATAAACCCAATATGGATGCTGGTCATCGGTGATCACGTGATAGAGCTGCGCGGTCGGCTGGTTGTACCACGAGCTCCAGGTGCGTCCACCATTAACCGTGATCGTAGCCCCCTGATCGACCCCGAGCAGGATGATGTCTGGATTCTTAGGATTAATCCAGATGGTGTGATAGTCGTCGCCTCCCGGAGCGCCCTTCCATGCAACGAAGTTCTGGCCGCCATCAGTCGACTTATAGCTTGAGGTGTTCGCTACATAAATCGTGTTCTCCTCTTTCGGCGAGACAC
Above is a genomic segment from Acidobacteriota bacterium containing:
- a CDS encoding GNAT family N-acetyltransferase; protein product: MLNRAPAIHLRPFKPGDEAAFRNLNEAWIAKYFMIEAADRVVLEDPVKNIIEPGGHIFMALADDRPVGCCALLPMGPGEFELAKMTVLERDRGLGIGRKILEYAIAQAKKLGAERLYLETNRNLANAIHLYESVGFRHVSPDQVIPSPYARANVFMEMAL
- a CDS encoding LysR family transcriptional regulator, with translation MNQDIELRHLRYFVAVAEELHFGRAANRLHLAQPPLSQQIRKLEEIVGYQLFARTSRAVKLTSAGEIFLERARRTLRHVHEDLEEARSVGRGEVGFLRVGFIGSSMLTALPGMLGRYRRQFPKVNLQLSEFHTSGVIQQLLDEAMDVGVMRDSGPTEGLVVEALFSEPFIWVLPSRHPLAKCKKLSGAELRDEPFVMPPVIAGRRAYDKLISPCEDSGFRPQVVQVASQWLTILRLVGAGIGVTVAPACVQRIATPDVVCRKVQGTRTRSDIELAYRVGEDRAIVKTFCDLARTLLSCN
- a CDS encoding glycoside hydrolase, with translation MFSALAAIAQQNSAVPYSELRWRCIGPFRAGRTVAIGGIPDQPNVFFMAPNNGGVWKTDDFGRTWAPIFDGQPTGSVGALALAPSDPNIIYVGSGEGLRRPDLSTGDGIYKSTDGGKNWTHLGLRDGQQIGSILVDPGDPNRLYVAVLGHPYGPNAERGVFRSTDGGQTFQKILYKDENTGAIDLAFDPANPRTIYADLWASRRPPWSVGDSYNAPGSGLYKSIDGGDHWQQLTGGLPDWEHDKLGRVGIGIAPSNSKRIYAMVDSPTKGGVYRSDDAGASWKRVNDEARVWGRGSDFAWVRVSPKEENTIYVANTSSYKSTDGGQNFVAWKGAPGGDDYHTIWINPKNPDIILLGVDQGATITVNGGRTWSSWYNQPTAQLYHVITDDQHPYWVYGGQQESGSASVLNRGNDGQITSHDWHPVGADEYSYVAPDPLDANIIYGGPRFKVSKFHRDTGQVEDVTPFLLGEFRTNRSMPLIFSRKDPHLLLLGVNAMFKTTNGGKSWERISDDLSRPDPGTPANLGMFADSDSQKGKHRGVIYSIAPSPLDANLIWAGTDDGLLHVTHDGGTKWQNVTPPELTPWSKVAQLDASYFDAETVYAAVNRFRLDDLHPYIYRTHDGGKSWQKIVDGLPDTAPVNVVREDPRHKGLLFAGTETSVWVSFDDGDHWQSLQQNLPATSVRDLVVHDDDVVVGTHGRSFWILDDITALRQIRANTLSADFLFKPAVVYRYRRDAWTDTPLPPEEPAGKNPPDGAIIDYFLKSGASDLKIEILDGGLHVLRTFPNNDRPAPSAKELHVPTYWVRPPQELSNQAGMHRFVWDLHFTPPDVLNRDYPISAIYLDTPLAPQGVLAPPGEYVVRLTVSGHEFMQPLVIKGDPRVKASDEDLQQQYAVEQRMLKALHEDYSSLQELRSLRAQLNELKPRAKGALADSISKLDQQAAAVEGSGAGFGASLSPQAQSLTRLNGALAHIYDVVSLADAAPTTQAVAAADQLEKALTSETSKWNEVKKGIAPLNQQLRSGGLPAIDLKKPAPAQAEDEGGGDEP